Proteins co-encoded in one Bacillus sp. FSL H8-0547 genomic window:
- a CDS encoding ABC transporter permease, translated as MLLNCYIKEMKDCFRDSRTLILTVLLPIILMTGLTLFYERMVSGGEEDTYTLAVEETINQAEAELFTPLKNVELVKTGNPEEAVKEGDAQAAVILDSDFTAKIEDGKTASITMIGDSFSQNSSTLMTLVSGALTAYEKTVVGDRLAENGTDPSMIQPLAIEQKEMTQEDPTINLVALLVPMILALAIGIGASPAASDLFAGEKEKKTMEALLMTPVSRTTLLFSKWLAISSLGAITGLITLGVVSLEVAFLTENLRKAVSFGSDAPIIIGMALLISVIYAMFMASVLMLTSIIGKTVKESQSYSSPVLMIGTIPALTTTSIGINEFELHHFAIPVLNLFTILKELLFGVVQYDHILLVLGSNLAVMVIALIIGRILFLKDKWVMN; from the coding sequence ATGCTTCTTAATTGTTATATAAAAGAGATGAAGGATTGTTTCCGCGACAGCCGGACACTGATCCTTACCGTCCTTCTGCCGATTATCTTAATGACGGGGCTGACACTGTTTTATGAACGCATGGTTTCAGGCGGGGAAGAAGATACGTATACGCTTGCTGTTGAAGAAACGATAAATCAGGCTGAAGCGGAATTGTTCACCCCTCTTAAAAATGTGGAGCTGGTCAAAACCGGAAATCCTGAAGAGGCTGTCAAAGAGGGCGATGCGCAGGCCGCTGTGATTCTTGATAGTGATTTTACTGCGAAAATTGAGGATGGAAAAACAGCTTCCATTACCATGATCGGGGACTCCTTCAGTCAGAATTCATCGACGCTGATGACACTTGTATCGGGAGCTTTGACTGCCTATGAAAAAACGGTTGTAGGTGATCGCCTGGCTGAAAATGGTACAGATCCGTCCATGATCCAGCCGCTTGCCATTGAGCAGAAGGAAATGACACAGGAAGACCCGACCATTAACCTCGTGGCTTTATTAGTGCCGATGATTCTTGCACTTGCCATCGGGATTGGCGCCAGTCCGGCAGCATCCGATCTTTTTGCTGGAGAAAAAGAGAAGAAAACGATGGAAGCACTTCTTATGACACCTGTCAGCAGAACGACTCTGCTTTTCTCAAAGTGGCTGGCCATTTCTTCTCTTGGAGCCATTACAGGGCTGATTACACTTGGTGTCGTCTCGCTTGAAGTTGCCTTTTTAACAGAGAACCTTCGAAAAGCTGTTTCATTTGGAAGCGATGCACCGATCATTATCGGCATGGCTCTTCTTATCTCTGTCATTTATGCGATGTTTATGGCATCTGTTCTGATGCTGACAAGCATCATCGGCAAGACAGTAAAAGAATCCCAAAGCTACAGTTCTCCGGTTTTAATGATTGGAACCATCCCTGCATTAACAACGACAAGCATCGGAATCAATGAATTTGAGCTCCACCACTTTGCGATTCCGGTACTGAATTTGTTTACAATTTTAAAGGAGCTCCTGTTTGGAGTCGTCCAGTATGATCATATTCTCCTTGTCCTTGGAAGCAACCTGGCCGTTATGGTCATCGCTTTAATCATTGGAAGAATCCTGTTTTTAAAAGACAAATGGGTGATGAATTAG
- a CDS encoding ATP-binding cassette domain-containing protein, which translates to MINVQAVSKTFKDKKTFVTALKHVSFSMKEGEVTGLLGENGAGKTTLLRMIATLLTPSEGSVSVAGFDTVKNSAAIKKQIGVLFGGETGLYDRLTARENLEYFARLYGMSKHETKVRIDELSKMFGMRDYLDRKVGGFSKGMRQKVAIARAIIHNPKIILFDEPTTGLDITSSNVFRQLVHQLKREGKTIVFSSHIMEEVSMLCDSVAMMHKGELVYQGDLEGLYKEEGSRDLNYIFMSKLVRRDEYAS; encoded by the coding sequence ATGATAAACGTTCAGGCGGTATCAAAAACATTTAAGGATAAGAAAACATTTGTCACTGCTTTGAAGCATGTGTCGTTTTCAATGAAAGAAGGCGAAGTTACAGGACTGCTTGGAGAAAACGGAGCTGGAAAGACCACGCTGCTGCGGATGATTGCCACACTTCTCACCCCTTCAGAAGGCAGTGTATCAGTCGCCGGCTTCGATACGGTTAAGAATTCTGCCGCAATCAAAAAACAGATTGGCGTCCTGTTTGGAGGAGAAACAGGGTTATACGACCGGCTGACTGCCAGGGAAAATCTTGAGTATTTTGCGCGTCTTTACGGAATGAGCAAGCATGAAACAAAAGTAAGGATTGATGAGTTGTCAAAAATGTTCGGCATGAGAGACTACCTGGACAGAAAAGTCGGTGGCTTTTCAAAAGGCATGCGCCAAAAAGTGGCCATCGCAAGAGCCATCATCCACAATCCGAAAATCATTCTGTTTGATGAACCCACAACAGGTCTTGATATTACCTCTTCAAACGTATTTAGGCAGCTTGTCCACCAGCTGAAACGTGAAGGGAAAACGATTGTGTTTTCAAGCCATATTATGGAAGAAGTCTCGATGCTGTGCGACTCTGTCGCAATGATGCATAAAGGGGAACTTGTGTATCAGGGAGATCTTGAAGGACTTTATAAAGAAGAAGGCAGCCGTGATCTAAATTACATTTTCATGAGTAAGCTTGTGAGGAGAGATGAATATGCTTCTTAA
- a CDS encoding LytTR family DNA-binding domain-containing protein — MKVGLVDDRYIDLDKLNGILSGIPDVEIVFSTQSAEEAYEYIKKEAVDVLIADIEMPNLSGYELADVIHSHALNISVIFVTGNSGYAVHAFELNVHDYIMKPYPKERLIKSVERLMEKTQSADIAGRLYLKQKNDIHILQKKDIIFIERSGRSTTIYTKSGAVKTYLTLNELEGELRERDFIRSHRSFIINIHYVKNFSLYAKNSYIVTFEGLDGQAMITKEKVDFLQKHYF, encoded by the coding sequence ATGAAAGTTGGATTAGTAGATGACCGGTATATTGACCTTGATAAACTGAACGGCATTCTTTCAGGCATTCCGGATGTTGAGATTGTGTTTTCTACACAATCTGCAGAAGAAGCCTATGAGTATATAAAAAAAGAAGCGGTGGATGTCCTGATTGCAGATATTGAAATGCCCAATCTGTCAGGCTATGAACTGGCAGATGTGATTCATTCGCATGCGCTCAATATTTCCGTCATTTTTGTGACCGGGAACAGCGGATATGCTGTGCATGCCTTTGAGCTAAATGTCCATGACTACATCATGAAGCCTTATCCGAAAGAAAGGCTCATAAAATCAGTTGAGCGGCTTATGGAAAAAACACAATCAGCAGATATTGCCGGGAGGCTTTACCTCAAGCAGAAAAACGACATTCACATCCTTCAGAAAAAGGATATTATCTTCATTGAACGTTCCGGCCGGTCGACGACCATCTACACGAAGAGCGGCGCCGTTAAAACATACCTGACACTAAATGAACTTGAAGGCGAACTTAGAGAGCGGGACTTTATCCGTTCACACCGGTCCTTTATCATCAACATTCACTACGTAAAAAACTTCTCTCTGTACGCCAAGAATTCTTATATTGTCACTTTCGAAGGATTGGACGGCCAGGCGATGATTACAAAAGAAAAAGTGGATTTTCTGCAGAAGCATTATTTTTAA
- a CDS encoding GHKL domain-containing protein, giving the protein MINEKTYWVLASLIGAVPLYMALEKLSISFSAYAAGLIAGGAGLILSRTTVFHMNGLSGKWHLFLTVLQMAVVSLSLSDLPILFHTVVLILFTGTEAIRLTAANKFYALNHELEQAEKQQTHLNETFKAVRSERHDFLKHVSALHFLLEHQKQEEAKTYLDDLVGEYEQTNLSIKGERGIVAGMLHQQYKRAQAAGISLVYDLDLPVSALPLPDRHIVALAGNLLSNSIDAAVEWQAARGKQAEVSMQLYKKSGLYLLTVKNATLPLPVNIVDRLFEVDGLTTKGGEHDGLGTKIAKDIVQKHGGYLDFIHKDEQFTVKIKIPAVTGDI; this is encoded by the coding sequence ATGATCAATGAAAAAACATACTGGGTTCTGGCATCCTTAATTGGAGCGGTTCCTCTTTACATGGCTCTTGAGAAATTGTCCATTTCCTTTTCAGCTTATGCAGCAGGGTTGATTGCAGGAGGAGCGGGACTTATTCTAAGCCGGACAACCGTCTTTCATATGAATGGGCTGAGCGGAAAATGGCATCTGTTTTTAACGGTTCTTCAGATGGCTGTTGTTTCATTGTCATTAAGCGATCTGCCGATTCTTTTTCACACAGTGGTCCTTATCCTTTTTACGGGGACAGAAGCAATCAGGCTGACCGCCGCAAACAAGTTTTATGCTCTCAATCATGAGCTTGAACAGGCTGAAAAGCAGCAAACGCACCTTAACGAAACCTTTAAAGCGGTGCGGAGTGAACGGCATGACTTTTTAAAACATGTATCTGCCCTGCACTTTTTGCTAGAGCATCAAAAGCAGGAGGAGGCTAAAACCTATTTGGATGATCTTGTCGGAGAATATGAGCAGACGAACCTTTCAATAAAAGGCGAGCGCGGCATTGTGGCCGGAATGCTTCATCAGCAGTACAAACGCGCTCAAGCGGCAGGAATATCGCTTGTTTATGACCTTGACCTCCCTGTATCAGCCCTCCCTTTACCTGACAGGCACATTGTAGCCCTTGCCGGAAACCTGCTCTCAAACAGCATAGATGCTGCAGTAGAATGGCAAGCTGCAAGAGGCAAACAGGCTGAAGTGTCCATGCAGCTTTATAAAAAGAGCGGGCTTTATCTTCTTACCGTAAAAAACGCAACCCTGCCGCTGCCTGTAAATATCGTTGATCGGCTGTTTGAAGTTGACGGACTCACAACAAAAGGCGGAGAACATGATGGCCTTGGGACAAAAATCGCAAAAGATATTGTCCAAAAACACGGGGGATATCTCGACTTTATCCATAAAGATGAACAATTTACAGTGAAAATCAAAATACCTGCGGTTACTGGAGACATATAA
- a CDS encoding NAD(P)H-hydrate dehydratase, with product MMEEWTEGHVKETLPERTNSGHKGTYGTGLLLAGSKDMPGAALLSGLGAMRSGIGKLVIGTEEEVIPYVVPVLPESTYLRNGLKKTADGEVNTAEYKAIAAGPGLEPNEETEKAVQHLLQGDCPIILDAGALSERTYEMRKSPVILTPHPGEFARLTGIEVTELQENRLHLASHWAKKLGAAIVLKGNGTVTAFPDGSAWTNPTGNSALAKGGTGDTLTGMMLGMLCCHKDWKHAVLNAVYLHGACADRWTKTRSAHTMLAHELTDLLPEVWKEKEQRD from the coding sequence ATGATGGAGGAATGGACGGAAGGTCATGTAAAAGAAACACTCCCGGAAAGAACGAATTCTGGACATAAAGGCACATATGGAACCGGCCTTCTTCTGGCAGGAAGCAAGGATATGCCTGGAGCTGCTTTGCTTTCAGGGCTTGGGGCCATGCGCAGCGGCATTGGAAAGCTTGTAATCGGGACTGAGGAAGAGGTCATTCCCTATGTTGTGCCGGTACTTCCGGAGTCGACGTATTTGCGGAACGGCCTCAAAAAAACGGCGGACGGAGAAGTGAATACAGCAGAATATAAAGCGATTGCTGCGGGCCCCGGACTTGAACCAAATGAGGAGACGGAAAAGGCGGTACAGCACCTTCTTCAGGGGGATTGTCCCATTATCCTGGATGCAGGTGCGCTGTCAGAGCGCACTTACGAAATGAGGAAATCTCCTGTTATTCTGACTCCGCATCCCGGAGAATTTGCCCGCTTGACAGGTATAGAGGTGACTGAGCTGCAGGAAAACAGACTTCATCTTGCCTCGCACTGGGCAAAAAAGCTCGGAGCTGCAATCGTATTGAAAGGAAATGGCACGGTAACGGCATTTCCGGATGGCAGTGCCTGGACCAATCCGACCGGAAACAGCGCCCTTGCAAAAGGCGGGACCGGCGATACGCTTACCGGGATGATGCTCGGCATGCTCTGCTGTCACAAGGATTGGAAACATGCGGTTTTAAACGCCGTTTATCTTCACGGCGCCTGTGCGGACAGGTGGACAAAGACCAGATCGGCTCATACAATGCTCGCGCATGAATTGACGGATTTGCTTCCTGAAGTATGGAAAGAAAAAGAGCAGAGGGATTAG
- a CDS encoding cytochrome c oxidase assembly protein encodes MHHAHHTLSAGIQYIMAAPFVLAAVLYAAAVVYSNRLYRRWPVYRTAFWFAGNLCAAAAVFGPLAEKAHGHFVFHMTGHLLLGMLAPLLMVLAAPGTLLLRTLDTDRARRVTGILKSRPFFILSHPVTAAFLNVGGLWLLYTSDLYHMMHQSAFWHAAVHFHVFLAGYFFTAALLYIDPFFHRVSYLYRSAVLLGALAAHGILSKYLYAHPPEGVPLNQAELGSMLMYYGGDVIDALIICILCLKWYRSSKPVFKPKSVNTY; translated from the coding sequence ATGCACCATGCTCATCACACATTAAGTGCAGGCATTCAATATATCATGGCTGCGCCATTTGTTTTGGCTGCCGTTTTATACGCTGCGGCCGTTGTGTATTCAAACAGACTGTACCGGAGGTGGCCTGTTTACCGGACGGCATTCTGGTTTGCGGGAAATCTGTGTGCCGCCGCTGCTGTTTTTGGTCCGCTGGCTGAGAAAGCGCACGGCCATTTTGTTTTTCATATGACCGGCCATTTGCTGCTGGGCATGCTTGCACCTCTTTTAATGGTCCTTGCTGCACCTGGAACGCTTTTGCTGAGAACACTTGATACTGACCGAGCTAGGCGTGTAACGGGAATTCTGAAAAGCAGGCCTTTTTTCATCCTGTCGCATCCAGTCACGGCAGCGTTCTTAAATGTCGGGGGGCTTTGGCTGCTTTATACATCTGATTTGTATCACATGATGCACCAGTCGGCATTTTGGCATGCAGCCGTTCATTTTCACGTGTTTCTTGCAGGATATTTCTTTACGGCGGCTCTGCTCTACATAGATCCTTTTTTTCATAGAGTAAGCTATTTGTACAGGTCGGCGGTATTGCTCGGAGCTCTTGCCGCCCATGGCATCCTGTCCAAGTATTTGTATGCGCACCCTCCTGAGGGAGTGCCGCTCAATCAGGCAGAGCTTGGAAGCATGCTGATGTATTACGGCGGGGATGTGATTGATGCACTGATTATCTGTATTCTTTGTTTGAAATGGTACCGATCTTCAAAACCGGTATTCAAACCCAAGAGCGTTAACACTTACTGA
- a CDS encoding DUF2243 domain-containing protein, translating to MTARRKNLLSGILFGLGLVAFIDETIFHQLLHWHHFYDKATTDIGLVSDGLFHAFSWFATIGGLFLFADLRRRQSLNVRRWTGGVLTGAGAFQLYDGTVQHKLMGLHQIRYVENVYIYDWIWNVTAVLMLLSGVYFILREKRKQAG from the coding sequence ATGACAGCGCGCAGGAAGAACCTTTTGTCAGGCATTCTTTTCGGTCTTGGGCTTGTCGCTTTTATTGATGAAACCATCTTTCATCAGCTGCTTCATTGGCATCATTTCTATGATAAGGCAACGACGGATATCGGGCTCGTTTCGGATGGGCTGTTCCATGCATTCAGCTGGTTTGCGACAATCGGAGGATTATTTTTGTTTGCTGATTTGAGAAGGCGGCAGTCACTCAATGTGAGGAGATGGACGGGAGGCGTCCTCACAGGGGCAGGGGCATTTCAGCTATACGACGGCACTGTTCAGCATAAGCTTATGGGGCTGCATCAGATAAGGTATGTCGAAAATGTTTATATCTATGACTGGATTTGGAATGTCACAGCTGTCCTGATGCTCCTATCAGGAGTGTATTTCATTCTCCGTGAAAAAAGAAAGCAGGCGGGCTGA
- a CDS encoding SDR family oxidoreductase yields MDEVKKVAIVTGGASGIGKAICRELIDKRVFVIIADVDDKEGKTAEAAFNDKEILSRYVHMNVSEFNSVEQLISETFKEFGRLDYMFNNAGIAMYGELYDMSIDHWKTIMDVNVWGAVNGTQAAYPLMKKQGFGHIVNTASAAGLGPAPVSAAYSATKHAVVGLTTSLHYEAGEYGVKVTALCPAFVDTPIFNKATAINIDKDKMSSQMKKQKMMTPEKIAKLAIEGVHRNQPVICPMPLRKTMDGFFLLVPAAHRALMRLVCRVSREARME; encoded by the coding sequence ATGGATGAGGTCAAAAAGGTTGCGATTGTGACAGGCGGGGCATCAGGAATCGGCAAAGCAATATGCCGGGAACTTATTGATAAGAGGGTTTTTGTCATCATAGCAGATGTGGATGACAAGGAAGGTAAGACAGCAGAAGCAGCATTTAATGATAAAGAGATTTTATCAAGATATGTGCATATGAATGTAAGCGAATTCAATTCTGTTGAACAGCTTATTTCTGAAACATTCAAGGAATTTGGCCGTCTGGACTATATGTTTAATAATGCCGGCATTGCCATGTACGGCGAGCTGTACGACATGTCTATAGACCACTGGAAAACAATCATGGATGTCAACGTCTGGGGCGCAGTGAACGGTACTCAGGCTGCTTATCCTCTTATGAAAAAACAGGGTTTTGGACATATTGTCAACACTGCATCTGCAGCAGGGCTCGGTCCTGCACCTGTGTCTGCCGCCTACTCTGCCACTAAGCACGCAGTTGTCGGCCTCACGACATCCCTGCACTATGAAGCGGGGGAATACGGGGTAAAAGTAACGGCCCTCTGTCCCGCCTTCGTGGATACTCCTATTTTTAATAAAGCCACCGCCATTAACATCGACAAAGACAAAATGAGCAGCCAGATGAAAAAGCAAAAAATGATGACACCTGAAAAGATTGCGAAACTTGCCATTGAGGGCGTTCACCGGAATCAGCCAGTTATTTGTCCAATGCCCCTAAGAAAAACGATGGATGGCTTCTTCCTCCTGGTTCCAGCCGCGCACCGGGCATTAATGAGGCTTGTGTGCAGAGTCAGCCGAGAAGCAAGAATGGAATGA
- the lepB gene encoding signal peptidase I — MTEHEKTSNARKEIWSWIKSILFALAIAVICREFLFAPVVVEGKSMQPTFEDQNRLIISKTSGIERFDMIVFHSPEPGRDYIKRVIGLPGDQIEMKQDVLYINGKQFEEPYLAANKNMLGYGEQLTEDFQVTVPDNSYFVMGDNRRQSRDSREIGSIAKDEVIGEVKLRFFPFDKAGIPE; from the coding sequence ATGACAGAACATGAAAAAACCAGCAATGCAAGAAAAGAAATATGGAGCTGGATTAAATCCATCCTTTTTGCATTGGCCATTGCAGTCATTTGCAGAGAGTTTTTATTTGCTCCTGTAGTGGTGGAAGGAAAATCAATGCAGCCGACGTTCGAGGATCAAAACCGGCTGATTATCTCAAAAACAAGCGGCATTGAGAGATTTGATATGATCGTCTTTCATTCACCTGAGCCAGGCCGGGATTACATCAAACGGGTGATCGGCCTGCCGGGCGATCAGATTGAAATGAAACAGGATGTTCTGTACATCAACGGAAAGCAGTTTGAGGAACCTTACTTGGCAGCGAATAAAAATATGCTGGGCTATGGGGAACAGCTAACAGAAGATTTTCAGGTCACAGTGCCTGACAATTCCTATTTTGTCATGGGGGACAACCGCCGTCAGAGCAGGGACAGCCGTGAAATTGGCTCCATAGCAAAAGATGAAGTGATTGGGGAAGTGAAGCTTCGCTTTTTCCCGTTTGATAAGGCCGGAATTCCTGAATAA
- a CDS encoding DUF1801 domain-containing protein, with protein MAYELKTKETDHSVVEFIKAVESPKKREDAYRLLDLFTETTGFDAKMWGPSIIGFGSYHYKYPTGHEGDAPLVGFSPRKAKISLYFATGDSEREKLLKDFGKHTTGKACVYINKLADVDEDVLRQLINQSVDFLNKTYPKS; from the coding sequence ATGGCCTATGAACTGAAAACGAAGGAAACGGATCACAGCGTTGTGGAGTTTATTAAAGCAGTCGAATCTCCAAAAAAGCGGGAGGACGCCTACCGGCTTCTGGACCTTTTTACAGAAACAACGGGATTTGACGCTAAGATGTGGGGTCCGAGCATCATCGGGTTCGGCTCGTACCATTATAAGTATCCTACAGGACATGAAGGAGACGCGCCGCTTGTTGGCTTTTCACCGCGCAAAGCGAAAATCAGCCTTTATTTTGCAACAGGTGATTCTGAACGGGAAAAACTCTTAAAGGACTTTGGAAAACATACAACGGGCAAGGCGTGTGTTTATATAAACAAGCTGGCTGACGTCGATGAAGACGTGCTGAGACAGCTTATTAACCAGTCGGTGGACTTTTTGAATAAAACATATCCAAAATCCTAA
- a CDS encoding GNAT family N-acetyltransferase — translation MGFIISKENSQTNKNFVNQKLYEYNAMHFPEDLNGRYEEVNVYLKDESGLVRGGILCEICWNWLEIHTLMIDEDLRHSGYGSQLLAEAEKIAAERECDFVKVDTLSFQAVDFYKKHGYEVYGTLDGVGRDFKHHYLKKNL, via the coding sequence ATGGGATTTATCATTTCAAAAGAAAACAGCCAAACGAATAAGAACTTTGTGAATCAAAAACTTTATGAGTACAACGCGATGCATTTTCCTGAAGATCTAAACGGACGGTATGAGGAAGTAAATGTGTATCTTAAAGATGAAAGCGGTTTAGTTCGCGGCGGTATCCTGTGCGAAATTTGCTGGAACTGGCTTGAGATTCATACGCTGATGATTGATGAGGATCTGCGCCACTCAGGGTATGGTTCACAGCTTCTTGCCGAAGCGGAGAAGATTGCCGCAGAGAGAGAATGCGATTTTGTCAAAGTGGATACACTGAGCTTCCAGGCGGTTGATTTTTATAAAAAGCACGGGTATGAGGTGTACGGCACACTTGACGGAGTCGGACGCGATTTCAAGCATCATTACTTGAAAAAAAACCTGTGA
- a CDS encoding cyanophycinase: MKRLKAAGKKVMVCAALVGGLVSFSGVNNVEAASSYTLYTTGSTTDKVTAASFGQVYMGGSTDVDKAMEWMIQKANGGDFLIIRATGSNGYNQYLYDLAQSIGKPLNSVNTVVVTNLTQAGSDSSLIDRINKAEAIFFAGGNQADYVEFLEGSPALTALNNRIQNVPFGGTSAGAMIQGDHIYDAISAGSSTLDSLTALRNPYSSLISFTDYLIQTPHNNNIQTDTHFEQRDRMGRLLTFMARNIQDGEETGTSAKGIGLNEQSALLVEKDGTAKVVTQPGAVNAAVYMAKSNQAPTRCVSGSSLTYNNISIYKLKDGNTFNLSTWTGSGGLSYTLNVNSGTISSSTGKVYGN, from the coding sequence ATGAAGAGGTTAAAAGCAGCAGGAAAAAAGGTAATGGTATGTGCAGCTTTAGTCGGTGGTCTTGTGTCGTTTTCAGGAGTGAATAATGTTGAAGCAGCGTCCTCGTATACACTGTATACGACAGGAAGCACCACCGATAAAGTGACTGCCGCATCGTTTGGCCAAGTTTATATGGGCGGAAGCACTGATGTAGATAAAGCGATGGAATGGATGATACAAAAAGCAAACGGAGGAGACTTCCTCATTATTAGGGCGACAGGTTCCAACGGCTATAATCAGTATCTCTACGATCTGGCACAATCCATCGGCAAACCGCTGAACTCAGTCAACACCGTCGTAGTAACGAATCTAACCCAGGCAGGTTCCGATTCTTCGCTGATCGATCGCATTAATAAAGCAGAGGCCATTTTCTTCGCCGGCGGGAACCAGGCGGATTATGTGGAGTTTCTTGAGGGATCCCCTGCATTAACAGCTCTGAACAATCGGATTCAGAATGTGCCGTTTGGCGGCACAAGCGCAGGTGCAATGATTCAGGGAGACCACATCTATGATGCCATATCCGCAGGTTCGAGCACACTGGACTCTTTAACTGCTCTGAGAAACCCTTACAGCTCTCTCATTTCTTTCACGGATTATCTGATCCAGACCCCTCACAATAATAACATTCAGACTGACACACATTTCGAGCAGCGAGACAGGATGGGAAGACTGCTTACGTTTATGGCCCGTAATATTCAGGACGGGGAAGAGACAGGAACCTCGGCCAAAGGCATCGGCCTTAATGAACAATCGGCGCTGCTTGTTGAAAAAGACGGAACAGCAAAAGTTGTAACCCAGCCAGGAGCTGTAAATGCAGCTGTCTACATGGCAAAATCCAACCAGGCGCCAACCCGATGTGTGAGCGGAAGTTCGCTTACATACAATAATATCTCCATTTATAAACTGAAAGACGGAAACACATTCAACTTATCAACCTGGACCGGGTCCGGCGGGCTCTCCTATACGCTTAACGTGAACAGCGGAACAATCAGCTCTTCAACTGGTAAAGTATACGGAAACTAA
- a CDS encoding ABC transporter permease, with protein MRAYWQLTLTQLRIFMRNRQVLFWTLLFPIFLMVMLGSFLGGGNTMSVTVGVVDQDQSDESKILVTALKKNQAMKVQEETKEDRALGKVKKGDLQLAIVIPEGYGENNGDENPASLPVYYDETNAAVSQIGLQLVNGAVDQISKEKVGYKPAVVTEAKGIETLNLQYIDFLVPGIVAMMIMSNNMNGVAGQIAAWRERGILRRMQGTTLKASTFIAAQITARLMLNGLQALLVLVIAQLIFGVDVRGSWLTLIGFVVLGTLAFMAIGFIIAGIAKTPESAAPIAGFLSFPMLFLGGVFFPISNMPDFLQPVVYALPISHLSHALREVMNVGAAVTTLGIEMLILACWAVGAFIVASFTFKWE; from the coding sequence ATGAGAGCTTATTGGCAGCTGACGTTAACCCAGCTTCGCATTTTCATGCGGAACCGGCAGGTGTTGTTCTGGACTCTGCTCTTTCCGATTTTTCTCATGGTGATGCTTGGCTCGTTTCTTGGCGGTGGAAACACTATGTCTGTGACCGTCGGTGTGGTGGATCAGGATCAATCAGATGAATCCAAGATTTTGGTGACAGCACTTAAGAAAAACCAGGCAATGAAGGTTCAAGAAGAAACTAAGGAAGACCGTGCACTCGGGAAAGTGAAAAAAGGAGATCTTCAACTTGCCATTGTGATTCCTGAAGGGTACGGGGAGAACAATGGAGACGAAAATCCAGCCTCACTTCCGGTTTACTACGATGAAACAAATGCAGCGGTCTCTCAAATCGGCCTTCAGCTCGTAAATGGGGCGGTCGATCAGATCAGCAAAGAAAAAGTCGGCTACAAGCCCGCTGTCGTGACAGAGGCAAAAGGGATTGAAACCCTTAACCTGCAGTATATCGATTTTCTTGTTCCGGGCATCGTTGCCATGATGATTATGAGCAACAATATGAACGGGGTAGCGGGACAGATTGCAGCCTGGAGAGAGCGGGGAATCCTGAGAAGAATGCAGGGAACCACGCTTAAAGCTTCTACGTTTATTGCTGCACAAATTACGGCACGGCTGATGCTGAACGGACTGCAGGCCTTGCTTGTCCTTGTTATAGCCCAGCTGATATTCGGGGTGGATGTGCGCGGATCATGGCTTACGCTGATCGGGTTTGTGGTGCTCGGCACTCTTGCGTTTATGGCTATAGGCTTTATCATTGCCGGCATTGCAAAGACGCCGGAAAGTGCAGCTCCGATTGCAGGATTTCTATCTTTCCCGATGCTGTTTCTGGGAGGCGTCTTTTTCCCGATCAGCAACATGCCTGATTTCCTTCAGCCGGTCGTCTATGCGCTTCCGATTTCCCATCTGAGCCATGCACTAAGAGAAGTCATGAATGTCGGGGCCGCTGTCACGACACTCGGGATAGAAATGCTGATCCTGGCTTGCTGGGCGGTGGGGGCGTTTATTGTTGCAAGTTTTACGTTTAAGTGGGAATGA